The proteins below are encoded in one region of Phycisphaerales bacterium:
- a CDS encoding CCA tRNA nucleotidyltransferase: protein MTSTQGKEKGQSRPMRDAAIDVVRRLVKEGYTAYFAGGCVRDRLLGITPKDYDIATDARPEQVAALFSNAQMVGMSFGVTLVPQGGHRFDVAAFRSDGQYEDHRHPSSIEYVGETEDASRRDFTINGLFEDPVAEKIIDHVGGQADLKARLIRAIGSAQDRFEEDHLRMLRAVRFQARFGFALEAKTERAITQLAPALSGISRERIGQEINLMLGHEGRAIAVAQLQRLGLDGPVLKDESRKGAPMRVSRMKPNTEAIIALAAWLLDRHEPGIDLSAQVHQYAEALMLSNADHRMLDSIITIHAALTSESDQPRAWDGLEMAQQKRLAVKLGFLSALAILQAVDSPGAMAIRARVDELERTGLQPEPFLNGTDLIGMGLEPSERTGQVLAEIYDAQLEQRVTDRDSALEMAHRLI, encoded by the coding sequence ATGACGTCAACGCAGGGAAAAGAAAAAGGTCAGTCACGTCCGATGCGAGATGCGGCTATTGACGTGGTGCGTCGCCTCGTAAAAGAAGGGTACACAGCCTACTTTGCGGGCGGCTGTGTGCGTGATCGCTTGCTGGGCATTACGCCGAAAGACTATGACATTGCAACCGATGCTCGTCCCGAACAAGTGGCAGCTCTCTTTTCAAATGCTCAAATGGTTGGGATGTCTTTTGGTGTGACCTTAGTGCCGCAGGGAGGGCATCGTTTTGATGTCGCTGCGTTTCGGTCCGATGGCCAATATGAGGACCATCGTCACCCCTCATCGATTGAGTATGTGGGAGAAACTGAAGATGCGAGTCGACGTGACTTTACGATTAATGGGCTCTTTGAAGATCCCGTTGCGGAGAAGATCATTGATCATGTGGGTGGGCAAGCAGATCTAAAGGCGAGGTTGATTCGGGCCATTGGATCGGCTCAGGATCGTTTTGAGGAAGATCATCTCCGAATGTTAAGGGCAGTTCGATTTCAAGCTCGGTTCGGTTTTGCTCTTGAAGCGAAAACAGAGCGGGCGATCACCCAATTGGCACCAGCACTCTCTGGTATCAGTCGTGAGCGCATCGGCCAAGAAATAAATCTCATGCTTGGCCATGAGGGAAGAGCTATTGCCGTTGCCCAGCTGCAGCGTTTGGGTTTGGATGGGCCGGTCCTGAAGGATGAGAGTCGTAAGGGGGCGCCAATGCGGGTCAGTCGAATGAAGCCGAATACGGAGGCAATCATTGCCTTGGCCGCTTGGCTGCTCGATCGGCATGAACCCGGTATTGATCTCAGTGCTCAAGTTCATCAGTATGCAGAAGCCCTCATGCTCTCAAATGCCGATCACCGAATGCTGGATTCGATCATTACGATCCACGCCGCACTGACCAGTGAATCAGATCAGCCACGTGCCTGGGATGGGCTCGAAATGGCTCAGCAGAAGCGGCTAGCAGTGAAGCTGGGCTTTCTCTCTGCTCTGGCGATTCTCCAAGCCGTGGACAGCCCCGGCGCTATGGCGATCAGGGCGCGAGTTGATGAGCTAGAAAGGACTGGTCTTCAGCCAGAGCCCTTTCTCAACGGTACTGACCTCATTGGAATGGGCCTAGAGCCTTCGGAGCGTACAGGTCAGGTTCTCGCTGAGATCTATGATGCTCAGCTTGAGCAGCGGGTCACAGATCGCGATTCAGCTCTAGAAATGGCACATCGTTTGATCTGA
- the rsmD gene encoding 16S rRNA (guanine(966)-N(2))-methyltransferase RsmD, producing the protein MSMLTGMLKIAGGIYRGRKLVSPPDAALTRPWPQRVRESAFNLLRGWFEDANVLDLYAGVGSMGLEAVSRGAKSVLLVERQRAIFSLLEENIQSLDCGDRATALMGDALGQIVAVRAPRPIEVVFIDPPYAFMKDDETRQRILAHPQSLSPIMTDQGWLVLRTPLDPSQVDHEITGFEGPEVHKYGASMWMLLYQQSTAPQSE; encoded by the coding sequence ATGTCCATGCTGACTGGAATGTTGAAGATCGCAGGGGGCATTTATCGGGGTAGGAAATTGGTTTCGCCACCAGACGCGGCGCTGACAAGGCCATGGCCTCAGCGTGTTCGTGAGTCTGCCTTTAACCTCTTGCGTGGTTGGTTTGAAGATGCCAATGTGCTTGATCTTTACGCTGGCGTTGGGTCAATGGGTCTTGAAGCAGTCAGCAGGGGTGCCAAATCAGTCTTGTTGGTTGAAAGACAGCGGGCCATTTTCTCACTCCTGGAAGAAAATATTCAGTCGCTGGATTGTGGTGATCGAGCGACAGCGCTCATGGGAGATGCACTCGGTCAAATTGTGGCAGTGCGGGCACCTCGTCCAATTGAAGTTGTCTTCATCGATCCGCCTTACGCGTTCATGAAGGATGATGAGACAAGGCAAAGAATATTGGCACATCCACAGTCCTTATCTCCAATCATGACTGACCAGGGTTGGCTGGTCCTACGGACGCCGCTTGATCCATCTCAAGTTGATCATGAGATTACGGGATTTGAGGGGCCTGAAGTACATAAGTACGGCGCCTCTATGTGGATGCTGCTCTATCAACAAAGCACAGCCCCACAGTCCGAATAG
- a CDS encoding alpha/beta fold hydrolase yields the protein MDDRFNRLPAAIQKCATWTRLSSVDIPAMLIHPDPDASALAPTMIWMHGRTSNKETDPGRYLRLIRAGIAVVAIDLPGHGQRASEALQSPYAVLDVVLQAVEEIDPLLIALQEYQGFDLSRIGIGGISAGGMVSLSRLTSPHPFKCCSVEATTGAWRFQQRRPNLSERGHQEFHHRNPMEHLSTWRPIPLQAQHSRFDQWVDYQGQKAFLDAIGRETRRPDLIELTTYGRTGAPQEHSGFGRRAAVAKDRQRDFLAHWLLGLDRQRAPQSDESDLQSENPATNT from the coding sequence ATGGATGATCGATTCAACAGACTGCCTGCAGCAATCCAAAAGTGCGCTACCTGGACCCGCCTCTCCAGCGTGGACATACCTGCAATGCTCATTCATCCCGATCCCGATGCATCGGCGCTCGCCCCCACCATGATTTGGATGCATGGGCGCACCTCCAATAAGGAGACAGATCCCGGACGCTACCTACGACTGATCAGAGCTGGGATTGCTGTGGTTGCAATTGACCTACCTGGGCATGGACAGCGTGCCAGCGAGGCGCTCCAGAGCCCCTATGCAGTCCTTGACGTCGTTCTACAAGCCGTCGAGGAGATCGACCCACTGCTGATTGCTCTGCAGGAGTACCAGGGATTTGATCTATCGCGTATCGGTATTGGGGGTATCTCAGCCGGTGGCATGGTCTCACTTTCCAGGCTCACAAGCCCCCACCCATTTAAGTGCTGCTCTGTCGAAGCCACGACGGGTGCTTGGCGTTTTCAACAGCGTCGCCCCAACCTCAGTGAACGGGGCCACCAAGAATTTCATCACCGCAATCCGATGGAACACCTTTCAACCTGGCGCCCCATTCCATTACAAGCGCAGCACTCTCGCTTTGATCAGTGGGTCGACTATCAAGGCCAAAAGGCGTTCCTTGACGCAATTGGCCGCGAGACCCGTCGACCTGATCTCATTGAGCTCACGACCTACGGACGAACTGGTGCACCTCAGGAGCACTCTGGATTCGGCCGCCGAGCTGCAGTGGCCAAAGATCGACAACGAGACTTTCTTGCACATTGGCTACTGGGTCTGGACCGCCAAAGGGCGCCCCAAAGTGATGAATCTGACCTTCAATCAGAGAACCCTGCCACGAACACCTAA